From Cellulosimicrobium sp. ES-005, one genomic window encodes:
- the urtD gene encoding urea ABC transporter ATP-binding protein UrtD: MTTQPTGPASGTAPAPEAGAVLETGVAGDGLDLEAAQSVLGVDDSRFRHDYLEVRDLRVEFDGFVAVQGVDLTVTAGDLRFLIGPNGAGKTTIVDAITGLAAASGSVQFGGVDLLGKKTHRIARAGVGRTFQTASVFEELSVLQNLDIAAGAGRGPLALLRRRTSTPEAVEQALETVGLAHLRDVQAGILAHGQKQWLEIGMLLVQDARLLLLDEPVAGMSQAEREQTGELLQRIGAQRTVVVVEHDMEFLRAFASSVTVLHLGQVLAEGTYAEVQADPRVQEVYLGSAGATRGARRRGAAPTSAAPTTDEKEA; this comes from the coding sequence ATGACCACGCAACCCACCGGACCGGCGTCGGGCACGGCGCCGGCGCCCGAGGCGGGCGCCGTCCTCGAGACCGGCGTCGCGGGCGACGGGCTCGACCTCGAGGCGGCGCAGTCCGTCCTCGGCGTCGACGACTCGCGCTTCCGGCACGACTACCTCGAGGTGCGCGACCTGCGCGTCGAGTTCGACGGGTTCGTCGCCGTCCAGGGCGTCGACCTCACCGTCACCGCGGGGGACCTCCGGTTCCTCATCGGGCCCAACGGCGCGGGCAAGACGACGATCGTCGACGCGATCACGGGCCTCGCCGCGGCGTCGGGGTCGGTGCAGTTCGGCGGGGTCGACCTGCTCGGCAAGAAGACGCACCGCATCGCGCGGGCCGGCGTCGGGCGGACGTTCCAGACGGCGAGCGTGTTCGAGGAGCTCAGCGTGCTCCAGAACCTCGACATCGCCGCGGGGGCGGGCCGCGGGCCGCTCGCGCTCCTGCGGCGTCGGACGTCGACGCCCGAGGCCGTCGAGCAGGCGCTCGAGACCGTGGGCCTCGCGCATCTGCGCGACGTCCAGGCCGGGATCCTCGCGCACGGGCAGAAGCAGTGGCTCGAGATCGGGATGCTGCTCGTCCAGGACGCTCGCCTGCTGCTGCTCGACGAGCCCGTCGCGGGCATGAGCCAGGCCGAGCGCGAGCAGACCGGGGAGCTGCTGCAACGGATCGGCGCCCAGCGGACGGTCGTCGTCGTCGAGCACGACATGGAGTTCCTCCGGGCGTTCGCGTCCTCGGTGACGGTGCTGCACCTCGGGCAGGTGCTCGCCGAGGGCACGTACGCCGAGGTGCAGGCCGACCCACGCGTGCAGGAGGTCTACCTCGGCAGCGCGGGCGCGACCCGCGGTGCCCGACGGCGGGGCGCGGCGCCCACGTCGGCGGCCCCGACGACCGACGAGAAGGAGGCGTGA
- the urtC gene encoding urea ABC transporter permease subunit UrtC, giving the protein MSAVTTESPSRLSALYRSSRARVIVGFAVAAVLLFAVAPATLSTFRLGLLGKFLCLAMVAVGIGLAWGRGGMLTLGQGVFFGLGAYLMAMHLKLADAGPVEGSGGVPDFMMLYGSGEVPGWWEPFRSPVVTILAIAIVPAGLAALLGFAVFTRRVRGAYFAILSQALAAAFAILLIGQQATTGGTNGLNGFRSFFGYDLADPVNKRMLFFLAAGALLVMVAIARQLMVSRYGELLVAVRDQENRVRFLGYDPAKVKVVAYAVAAFMAAVGGALFVPIVGIISPADVGVVPSIGFLVGVAIGGRATLLGPVLGSIAVSWAQTSLSEAFPSGWIYAQGALFIVVVAFLPGGLAELVTRWRRSRRGTVPDGGAPAPADGGTPAGGRPGEPDPGDPTAEAPTAVDHDPATSGRTA; this is encoded by the coding sequence ATGAGCGCCGTCACCACCGAGAGCCCGTCGCGGCTCTCCGCCCTGTACCGCTCGTCACGCGCCCGCGTGATCGTCGGGTTCGCCGTCGCCGCGGTCCTGCTGTTCGCCGTCGCGCCCGCGACGCTCTCCACGTTCCGGCTCGGCCTGCTCGGCAAGTTCCTGTGCCTCGCGATGGTTGCCGTCGGCATCGGCCTCGCGTGGGGCCGCGGGGGAATGCTCACGCTCGGGCAGGGCGTGTTCTTCGGCCTCGGCGCCTACCTCATGGCGATGCACCTCAAGCTCGCCGACGCCGGGCCGGTCGAGGGATCCGGTGGCGTGCCGGACTTCATGATGCTGTACGGCTCGGGCGAGGTGCCGGGCTGGTGGGAGCCGTTCCGGTCGCCGGTCGTGACGATCCTCGCCATCGCGATCGTGCCTGCCGGTCTCGCGGCGCTGCTCGGGTTCGCCGTCTTCACGCGGCGCGTGCGCGGCGCGTACTTCGCGATCCTCTCCCAGGCGCTCGCGGCGGCGTTCGCGATCCTGCTCATCGGCCAGCAGGCGACGACGGGTGGCACCAACGGCCTCAACGGGTTCCGGTCGTTCTTCGGGTACGACCTCGCGGACCCGGTGAACAAGCGCATGCTCTTCTTCCTCGCCGCGGGCGCCCTGCTCGTCATGGTCGCGATCGCGCGCCAGCTCATGGTGTCGCGGTACGGCGAGCTGCTCGTCGCCGTGCGCGACCAGGAGAACCGCGTCCGGTTCCTCGGCTACGACCCCGCGAAGGTCAAGGTCGTCGCGTACGCCGTCGCCGCGTTCATGGCCGCCGTGGGCGGCGCCCTGTTCGTCCCGATCGTCGGCATCATCTCGCCCGCCGACGTGGGCGTCGTCCCGTCGATCGGGTTCCTCGTCGGCGTCGCGATCGGCGGCCGGGCCACCCTGCTCGGCCCGGTGCTCGGGTCGATCGCCGTGAGCTGGGCGCAGACGAGCCTCTCCGAGGCGTTCCCGTCCGGCTGGATCTACGCGCAGGGCGCGCTCTTCATCGTCGTCGTCGCGTTCCTGCCCGGCGGGCTCGCCGAGCTGGTCACGCGGTGGCGCCGCTCGCGCCGCGGCACCGTGCCCGACGGCGGCGCACCCGCCCCGGCAGACGGCGGCACCCCGGCCGGGGGCCGCCCGGGCGAGCCGGACCCTGGTGACCCGACGGCCGAGGCGCCGACCGCCGTCGACCATGACCCCGCCACCTCCGGGAGGACCGCATGA
- a CDS encoding GntR family transcriptional regulator, translating into MDIVTAPEPAATSLRDAVYTRLRAEILNGRVDPRERLTEPKLSRRFEVSRTPVREALSRLLSDGLIQRTDFGYAVVVPSLAELRDLYELRVTLELRGVERIIENTELRYDADALRDELARWVELRAAPPEPDPSFVLLDERFHTVLSRAAGNERLTEALVEVNEKVRAVRMYDFVESERIRITIDEHIEILELALADRLPEARTALHLHVGESLAVVMERAARALSRMALAV; encoded by the coding sequence ATGGACATCGTGACCGCGCCGGAACCGGCAGCGACCTCGCTGCGCGACGCCGTCTACACACGGCTCCGCGCGGAGATCCTCAACGGCCGGGTCGACCCGCGCGAGCGGCTCACCGAGCCCAAGCTGAGCCGGCGGTTCGAGGTGTCGCGCACCCCGGTGCGCGAGGCGTTGTCCCGGCTCCTGTCCGACGGGCTCATCCAGCGCACCGACTTCGGGTACGCCGTCGTCGTGCCCAGCCTCGCCGAGCTGCGCGACCTCTACGAGCTGCGCGTGACGCTCGAGCTGCGCGGGGTCGAGCGCATCATCGAGAACACCGAGCTGCGCTACGACGCCGACGCGCTGCGCGACGAGCTCGCCCGGTGGGTCGAGCTGCGCGCCGCGCCGCCCGAGCCCGACCCGAGCTTCGTGCTCCTCGACGAGCGCTTCCACACCGTGCTGTCCCGGGCCGCGGGGAACGAGCGGCTGACCGAGGCGCTCGTCGAGGTCAACGAGAAGGTGCGCGCGGTGCGCATGTACGACTTCGTCGAGTCCGAGCGCATCCGGATCACCATCGACGAGCACATCGAGATCCTCGAGCTCGCGCTCGCCGACCGCCTCCCCGAGGCCCGCACCGCGCTCCACCTGCACGTGGGCGAGTCGCTCGCCGTCGTCATGGAACGAGCGGCCCGAGCCCTCTCCCGCATGGCCCTCGCGGTCTGA
- the urtE gene encoding urea ABC transporter ATP-binding subunit UrtE translates to MLELTGLHAGYGRTMVLHGVDLAVPTGGVAAVLGHNGAGKTTLLRTALGLLKARSGRVVLDGEDVTRLPTYQRVRRGLAYVPQGQQSFGDLTARENLQLVADTSREGPRRLDEALDLFPALRGLLGRRAGLLSGGQRQQLAIARALVTGPRVLVLDEPTEGIQPSVVTEIEDAILTLTDAGGLSVLLVEQHVGFALGAARDYVVLQSGRVTSRGSGGEAAEESVRAAMAV, encoded by the coding sequence ATGCTCGAGCTCACGGGCCTGCACGCGGGCTACGGCCGGACGATGGTGCTGCACGGCGTCGACCTCGCGGTGCCGACGGGCGGTGTCGCCGCCGTGCTGGGGCACAACGGCGCCGGCAAGACGACGCTGCTGCGGACCGCGCTCGGGCTGCTCAAGGCCCGGTCGGGGCGCGTCGTGCTCGACGGCGAGGACGTCACCCGGCTGCCCACCTACCAGCGGGTGCGGCGCGGTCTCGCGTACGTGCCGCAGGGGCAGCAGTCGTTCGGCGACCTCACGGCGCGCGAGAACCTCCAGCTCGTCGCCGACACGTCGCGCGAGGGGCCGCGACGCCTCGACGAGGCGCTCGACCTGTTCCCGGCGCTGCGCGGGCTCCTCGGCCGACGGGCCGGGCTCCTGTCCGGCGGGCAGCGGCAGCAGCTCGCGATAGCGCGCGCCCTCGTCACCGGCCCGCGCGTGCTCGTGCTCGACGAGCCGACCGAGGGCATCCAGCCGTCCGTCGTCACCGAGATCGAGGACGCGATCCTCACGCTCACCGACGCGGGCGGCCTGTCGGTGCTGCTGGTCGAGCAGCACGTCGGGTTCGCGCTCGGCGCCGCGCGCGACTACGTCGTCCTGCAGTCCGGGCGCGTGACGAGCCGGGGGTCCGGCGGCGAGGCCGCCGAGGAGAGCGTCCGTGCCGCGATGGCGGTGTGA